The DNA sequence gtcggtgtgtgtgagtgagtgagtgagtgagtgtgtgtgtgtgtgtgtgtgtgtgtgtgtgtgtgtgtgtgtgtgtgtgtgtgtgtgagtgagtgagtgtgagtgagtgagtgagtgagtgagtgtgtgtgtgtgtgtgagtgtatgtgtttatgtgtgtgtgtgtctgtgtgcgtgagtgagtgagtgagtgagtgagtgagtgtgtgtatgtgtgtatatgtgtgagtttgtgtgtgagtgagtgagtgtgtgtatgtgtgtgtatgtatgtatgtatgtatgtatgtatgtatgtatgtatgtatgtatgtgtgtgtgtgtgtgtgtgtgtgagtgagtgagtgagtgagtgagtgtgtgtgtgtgtgtgtgtgtgtgtgtgtgtgtacctgtgcatCATAGATCCTCTGCATGGCCTGATAGAGCTGTGCACAGTAGTTGGACATCGCTGCAGTGTCTTCCTCAAACACTCCCAGCAGGGAGCGTGTCTacgtacaaaaacacacacatataaataataataataataaaaataataataaaaactggtGAAAATGAAGCCAGCGTTAATCATTTGACTGCTCCATAAAACCTCTGCACCTCATGGCCCCAAATTATCCTTTGTGTAACTGCCAAAAACCAAACCCCACACCTATCTATGTAAATCTACACCTGTTACCCATCCACACAGTACAACAGTACTGTTTTCAAGGTGTGTCTCAACTGCACTTTCTGCCTTTGGCTTGCCAGCAATCTCATCAGTCATtgtaagaaattaaaataaactaaGGTGTATTCCAGGTGGGTGGGTAGTTGGTGTAAGAGGCCAGCATCACAAAGAGAGATCAGTGTGGGTATATTACACTCTCGTGGTCTCACGGTTCTgtattagggctgtgcaattaagcACATTTTGATTGCGATTTCAGCTCCTAATAATCACGAAAACAATGTCATCGAGAATATTTTTCACATTATATTTTGCAAGTGCAGTGTTTCCCGCAGAACGTTTGTAAGTTAAGGTGGTGGAGTTGGCAAATGGAACATTTCTAATAACCTACCCACACTCACTACCTTcagacacagatgcacacacacacacacacacacacacacacacatagacacagatgcatatacacacacacacacacacacacacacacacacacacacacacacacacacacaaacatacatatagacacagatgcatacacacacacacacacacacacacacatacatagacacagatgcatatacacacacacacacacatgcatacaaacacatacatatagacacagatgcacacacacacacacacacacacacacacagacacagatgcatatacacacacgcacacagatgcatacacacatgcacacaaacacatatagacacagatgcatacacacacacatacacacacatagacacagatgcatatacacacacacacatgcatacaaacacatacatatagacacagatgcatacacacacacacacacacacacgcatatacacacacacacacacacacacacacacacacacacagatgcatatacacacacgcacacagatgcatacacacatacacacaaacacatatagacacagatgcatacacacacacatacacacacatagacacagatgcatatacacacacacacgcgcatacaaacacatacatatagacacagatgcatacacacacacacacacacacacgcacacaaacacatatagacacagatgcatatacacacacacacacacacacacacacacacacacacacacacatacaaacacatacatatagacacagatgcatacacacacacacacacacacacacacagacacagatgcatatacacacacacacacacacacacacacacagacacagatgcacgcacacacacacacacacacacacacacagatgcatatacacacacgcacacagatgcatacacacatgcacacaaacacacatagacacagatgcatacacacacacatatagacacagatgcatacacatacacacacacacatagaaacagatgcatatacacacacacacacacacgcatacaaacacatacatatagacacagatgcatacacacacacacacacacacacacacacacacagacacagatgcatacacacacgcacacagatacacacacacacacacacacacacacacacacacacacacacacacacacacacacacacacacacacacacacacacacacacacacacacacacacacacacacacacaccaacccaTCTGCAGCAGTGCCCTGTGTGGGACTCTCACGtctaacaaaaacataaagtagCAGGATGACACTGCTGCTTGGCCATACGGTTATCAGTTATCAGTAAGCTGGAGAGAGGTGTCAGTTCACCTCCTGgacactgccaaggtgctcttgagcaaggcaccgaaccccccccaactgctcgggctGCCTTTCCACGGGCAGCTCCCTctctctgacatctctccattagtgcatgtgtaggtactgagcatgtgtgtgtaattcaggcctgtgtgtaatttcactttgcgggattaataaagtatacattaagGCAGCTAGTCGAGAGGCTAAGGAAGTAGCCGGCTAACTAAGTCATTTCTGTGTAAAGGGACAGTTGAGATTGTGACGGGACCTCCCATCAGCTGATCGGTATAGCAATCACAGCGTGATGTCGATGCACAGCTGGACTGTCCGGTTTGAACAGTCCGCTTTACAGCATTGATTAGCTAAGCCGTCAGTGGTTAGCATGCTGCTTTGAACCTGGAATCTCTTCGCTGGTTGTTGGCAAACACTGAGAACCTACAAAGACAGTTAGCCTAGCCTAgtctagcctagcctagcctagccgtgcaagtggctaacgttagcatgccaGCTGAAGGCTCCAGAGAGGAGACACGTTACCTGCGGACTGTCCTCCAGCGTCTCCTCTATCGGTAGCTTCTCTATACCGGGCATGGCTACGGCTGGCGCGGTCGTAATCGGTGCGAATCGACGGTGAAAACGCACAACAAAGCGATCCTGACAACTCCCACTCAAGATGTCTTGGCTATGCGAATTCACAACACCCTAAAAACAGCTCCTCCTAGCTCCGCAGGTCCCTCCCTCCACATGGATATTGATTGGATAAGAAGAAAATCCACGAATTTGATTGGGttcttttttaaaggggaaACGGCGCCATTTGGGCTCTTACGAGGATCGCCCTTGCAATGGATTAGAGTACAACTCAGAGCCATAATGGCGGTCGGCGTGCTTAGTTTGCATGAGATAAGCATTGTTTATAGCTTGAattcattaaaggtgcagtaggtaagacttataaaactaactttctgtcataactgctgaaactgaccctatgttccagtagaactacatgaagcaggtcattaaaaaataaactaactgtgtgtgtgtgtgtgtgtgtttctaactGCGTGttaatcactgctcatgcacacgcattcattctcccttgtggggggaggggcgtaggagaccgttttgggctttagctgAAAAAGGGGGAAGTTATTGATGTTAAAATTTCCTGGATCTTCacacagcacctttaatacatacaaatacaatgAACAAATATAAATGTTAGGCTACTGGCATCTGATATTataaaatacttgtttttgtggcctttttgtggGATTTAAGCTATGTTCAGTATGTTTTTTGTAAAGATGGTATTGTTTGATATTCACTATTATATTTTTGgaacatttttaatattttcagaGATCATCATCAACCCCACTCCCatctatttctttaaaaaaatgtttgtttatctAGCTAAATCTGTAATTAACAGTCTATGTAATTAAGATCtatgtaaatacatttaaatgtaaatacatacatttatcaaggtaagtcgattgagaacaatttctcatttgcaacgatgGCCTGtcacatttatacaccacagtctgatctgctgaccactgagcagctccactggagcagttggggttaagggccttgctcaagggcacctcagtggtggtaatgataaaaaaaaagcactggtctttcactttctccacccagattttatcctgccagtctggggattgaactggTGATTTCCAAGTCCCAAGCTTGCTTCCTTAACCccttaggccaccactgcccttTGAACTTGAATAATTATGCATATTTCTGTCAATATGTGCAACAATAATTGCAGAAGTGCACCTATAAATTATTTAACATATAGCAGTGACCTGTTAATTACTCATACTGATTTAGAAAACTGTATACATaatataaataggcctataggtaaaagtataaataaaacattgaataTAGCCTACATAACATATGAAAATAACACttcttttaaaaagggacaataattttatttattctaaAATGCCACGATAGAGGACGTGTCTGGACTGAGCTGAGAGTCAGTGGATGCTTCGGCAGCTTCCTCCCTGTTGGGGAGCATCAGGGAACCACGAGAGAACAGGTTTTCCACTAATTCGGGGAGTCCATGCAGCACACAGCAGCTCATGCCGCTGAGGGGCATCTCGATGTCAGCGGCACCGAGCCACATACCGGCTTCCTCGTCGTAGTACTCCACATCTAACAATGAGGTGGAGTTGTTGCATCCTCCGACCACAAAGAGCCGGTCGTCCACCACCACGCTGCCAAAGTAGCTGCGGGGTTTGCGCATGGACGGTATGGAGGTCCACCGGTTGGTCTGAGGGTTGTAGGCCTCAGCACTACGCAGCTGGGAGCTACCGCTAAAGGTGCCACCAACctgggagagaaagggggaaatgtGAGTGTTTCAGTagattaaaaggtcccatgacatggtgctctttggatgcttttatatagaccttagtggtccctaatactgtatctgaagtctcttttatatagaccttagtggtcccctaatactgtatctgaagtctcttttatatagaccttagtggtcccctaatactgtatctgaagtctcttttatatagaccttagtggtcccctaatactgtatctgaagtctcttttatatagaccttagtggtcccctaatactgtatctgaagtctcttttatatagaccttagtggtcccctaatactgtatctgaagtctcttttatatagaccttagtggtcccctaatactgtatctgaagtctcttttatatagaccttagtggtcccctaatactgtatctgaagtctcttttatatagaccttagtggtcccctaatactgtatctgaagtctcttttatatagaccttagtggtcccctaatactgtatctgaagtctcttttatatagaccttagtggtcccctaatactgtatctgaagtctcttttatataggccttagtggtcccctaatactgtatctgaagtctcttttatatagaccttagagatccctaatactgtatctgaagtctcttttatatagaccttagtggtcccctaatactgtatctgaagtctcttttatatagaccttagtggtcccctaatactgtatctgaagtctcttttatatagaccttagtggtcccctaatactgtatctgaagtctcttttatataggccttagtggtcccctaatactgtatctgaagtctcttttatatagaccttagtggtcctctaatactgtatctgaagtctcttttatatagaccttagtggtcccctaatactgtatctgaagtctcttttatatagaccttagtggtcccctaatactgtatctgaagtctcttttatatagaccttagtggtcctctaatactgtatctgaagtctcttttatatagaccttagtggtcccctaatactgtatctgaagtctcttttatatagaccttagtggtcctctaatactgtatctgaagtctcttttatatagaccttagtggtcccctaatactgtatctgaagtctcttttatatagaccttagtggtcccctaatactgtatctgaagtctcttttatatagaccttagtggtcccctaatactgtatctgaagtctcttttatatagaccttagtggtcctctaatactgtatctgaagtctcttttatatagaccttagtgatcccctaatactgtatctgaagtctcttttatatagaccttagtggtcctctaatactgtatctgaagtctcttttatatagaccttagtggtcccctaatactgtatctgaagtctcttttatatagaccttagtggtcctctaatactgtatctgaagtctcttttatatagaccttagtggtcccctaatactgtatctgaagtctcttttatatagaccttagtggtcctctaatactgtatctgaagtctctttttatatagaccttagtggtcccctaatactgtatctgaagtctcttttatatagaccttagtggtcccctaatactgtatctgaagtctcttttatatagaccttagtggtcccctaatactgtatctgaagtctcttttatatagaccttagtggtcctctaatactgtatctgaagtctcttttatatagaccttagtggtccaatgaacgcgttcaggcacaacactgcccTTGACACACCAGTCACCATTAACATGGCATCCAACCTAACCTCTGAGCTACATATAAATGCCGCACACTTACTGCATAGATGCGGTCTCTGTAGGCAGCGACCCCTAGGCCACTTCGGCTGCTCCTCATGGGGGCGATCATGGTCCACTGGTTGGTGTCTGGGTCGTAGCATTCAGCTGAGGAGATGCTGCGATGCCCATTAAAACCTCCGCAAATGTAGACCTGCAGACAGGTTTGGGACAGttacattagaccaggggtgtcaaacttagtttcccagagggccacactggaaaataagaataacATTAACATGGCAAGACATGTAgggtttattgacatgcttttatttaatcgaaaaatcaaatatctttgactggaTTATTGCGTGTTTCATATAGTCGTCTCACTCACAgttttggtcgacataaagccccaaaaaggTAACTTAtccatcaaagaaaaaggtgacaaaaaaaggttgaaaaaagcagcaaaaacattggaaaaaaatacCAGAAAAGAccccaaaaatgtcagaaaaagtggcaaaaatctTGGAAAAAGGGCACCAAAAGCGCctgtaaaagtgacaaaaacttcagaaaatgCCATTAAAAACTAGACGGGCCAAagtttattgtgaacctaaattgatgtGCGGACTGGATCATAATCTgtgaggggccagatttggcccacgggcctcaAGTTTGACACACGTGCATTAGACAGtgcacacggagatacactggtaagagcagattacgtttaaccatgtatcagctaatttaaatagctcacgttactgcgTTGTGTCAACAGTTTACTTCAtctaatattgtatgtggcattttcatttttgcagggtgcaaatgttccaccaaaacaagctcctacccgagactattttgcagagccacttgcagatttagatccggcccgtatatcaatttgggttcacagtACATTTTGGCCCtgctagttgtgcgccaaaccaaaaacacaggaaagtgtttttttaaactgtaattacgtgacattcaaagcagaatttggcagatttgccgactctgagactcagaaattcccccagaagaagcagagagagagttttaatACTCAGGCTGAGAAACTGGTTGTTGTTAAATAAAtttatctttgttttgcttgatttgctaaattctacgatggctaaggaactctttttgatgacttttgtagggcttcaaaAATACGACAAAAAGTGTATAAAAattttggaaaaagcaacaaatttacaaaaaggtgactaaaagccacaaaaaagtctgaacaaaaataacaaaaatgaggaaaaaagctcccAAAATGTTAAAGAGAAGTGACATGTAGTAccaaaagcatgtcaataaactctccatgtctggccttcggtgggattctctttttacagtgtggccctctttaaagaaatgcaaacaacccagagagtttatttctcctatcccagaatgtctATGTGTTGTAGCCAGAGCTTACTCCACAGCTATGCGAGACTAGGGCAAAACGACATAAAATAACCTCTCTCTCCAACATGAAGAAAATAGCTAACGTggacatgatgtcagactgaataACGAAGTTAAAACAACATGGAAATTCAGTCTGATTATCAGGATAAAGTGAcaatgtctctctttcagttaccGCTTGTTTCAGTTATCTCTGCTTCACCCACCTTGCCATTTAGAGTTGTGGCACTGGCCCCACACCTCTTTGCACGCATGGGAGCCACCATGGTCCAGTGGTCAGTCTCAGGCTTGTAGCACTCAACAGTGTTATAGTAAGCTACACCATCAAAGCCTCCAAAGGCGTAAATGCACCCATTCTGCACAACTACGCTGACATAGCAGCGGCAGAAGTTCATGGGAGCCACCTCGTGCCATGTGCAGGTCACGAGGTCAAACTTTTGCACGGAATTGAAGAAAGTATCATCGATGCTTCGGCCACCGATTAAGTACACAAAGCTGTTGAGGAAAGCAGCGCCGTGGTAAGTGCGATAAATCTCCCCAACGTTCACAGTGACCCAGCAGTCAGCTCGGGCATCGTATGCCTGGAAGCTGGTCGCGGTAAAACTGTCGTCTGTGCCTCCGGTGACCAATAAGACGGTAGAGGGCAAGCGTGGACGGCTCAGCAGGTTACTGTAAACCGATTTTGGGGATCCATTCCTAAAATCCATGAATGCCATCACTGCATCGTTGATGATGGGTATACATTCGATGCTTTCCTTTACCACGGAGTTGTCCATCACGCTGTTTTGGAGGTAATTAATGGTCATCAAGCCAAGCCGCACCTGGACACATAGAAGATGACTGTGGTTACGAACTAGAGCTGCAGAGATTTATCAATTAAATAATCCTCAACTGTTAAattataaatatgaatattttctagtcccttctctcctctgtaactgtaaagtgaatatctttgagttgtggacatttgaggacatcattttgggctttgggaaataCTCATCaacattttctgccattttatagaccaaacaccTGATTGATTTAATCGACGGAATAATAatctatgaaaataatcattagttgcagccctattagAAACAGTCCAATTAGATCTTATATCTGTTGAGTTGAACCGGTCTCAACTAGCCTAGAAATCCAGaccaccctagcggcagcaaatgtaatttgcagccagggtcagtcaagcaactctctgttggcttacgagctggaaaaaccaaactctggtctggccaatcacattgtgtatagagtgggtgggcggggcttatggctgctgctggtgaacagaggtcttctggaagacttggagttcagcttttctttgagaaaagaacaaataacggcactgaagtccttcttaaaaaaggaagatgtgttcggagtttaaagtttaatctatcaactagccttgctctgattggttgtagcgctatcctattgcgtgcagagggaatttgaaagacaaccgtttgtcccgcccctcagattgagccctgaccaataatgagttcccagacccaacatctggatgtgaggctggctggtcaggctaggTCTCAACCTATTTTTTTTGGCTCCCCCCTTCAGCCAATAAAcgcactacccccattcaaaattAACGGAAAGACCTGCGAAGCCGAAGCAGTCAGCGTGAATGAATGCATATAGACCTTTtctcacggcagacatgttgacatgtcatagtaggaaaagcacaggtgtattcacacccattactgatggctgcattcca is a window from the Perca flavescens isolate YP-PL-M2 chromosome 4, PFLA_1.0, whole genome shotgun sequence genome containing:
- the LOC114553764 gene encoding kelch-like protein 10, whose product is MVEQGEASAKLNCHRSDVEKSMREMASLVLTDLRREGKLCDVVIKVCDVEFDAHKIILCSCSSYFRTLFTGAWATSKKQRYTIPGVSPEMMHLIINYAYTHVVPLTKDNVVEVLAAADQFLVSGIVQTCCFFLEDQLCLRNCIGIWRLVDFYHFPELSHKVFRFILHCFEEIACVSQELLELSVQQLAAIIESDHLNVKRENTVFEAVLRWINHQPDQRRGHISELLPKVRLGLMTINYLQNSVMDNSVVKESIECIPIINDAVMAFMDFRNGSPKSVYSNLLSRPRLPSTVLLVTGGTDDSFTATSFQAYDARADCWVTVNVGEIYRTYHGAAFLNSFVYLIGGRSIDDTFFNSVQKFDLVTCTWHEVAPMNFCRCYVSVVVQNGCIYAFGGFDGVAYYNTVECYKPETDHWTMVAPMRAKRCGASATTLNGKVYICGGFNGHRSISSAECYDPDTNQWTMIAPMRSSRSGLGVAAYRDRIYAVGGTFSGSSQLRSAEAYNPQTNRWTSIPSMRKPRSYFGSVVVDDRLFVVGGCNNSTSLLDVEYYDEEAGMWLGAADIEMPLSGMSCCVLHGLPELVENLFSRGSLMLPNREEAAEASTDSQLSPDTSSIVAF